A portion of the Chryseobacterium tructae genome contains these proteins:
- the purC gene encoding phosphoribosylaminoimidazolesuccinocarboxamide synthase: protein MSQKKEMLYEGKAKQVFATDNPDEVVVRFKDDATAFNAQKKGQVDLKGEMNNAITTLIFEYLNEKGIKTHFIKKLDEREQLVKRVSIIPLEMVVRNYSAGSMAQRLGVEEGIKSPVTIFDICYKKDELGDPLINDHHAVFLGAATYEELDEMYELSSDINDILIELFDKINIILVDFKIELGKTSSGEIILADEISPDTCRLWDKDTMKKLDKDRFRRDLGEVTEAYVEIYNRLKNLLVK from the coding sequence ATGAGTCAAAAGAAAGAAATGTTGTATGAGGGTAAAGCGAAACAAGTATTTGCTACCGATAATCCTGATGAAGTAGTAGTACGTTTCAAAGACGATGCTACAGCATTTAACGCTCAAAAGAAAGGCCAGGTTGACCTGAAAGGGGAAATGAACAACGCCATTACTACTCTTATTTTTGAATATTTAAATGAAAAAGGGATCAAAACTCATTTCATCAAAAAATTAGACGAAAGAGAGCAATTGGTAAAAAGAGTGTCTATCATTCCTTTGGAAATGGTCGTAAGAAACTATTCTGCAGGAAGTATGGCACAAAGATTAGGAGTGGAAGAAGGAATCAAGTCTCCGGTAACTATCTTCGATATTTGTTATAAAAAAGATGAGTTGGGAGATCCGCTTATCAACGATCACCACGCTGTTTTCTTAGGTGCAGCTACTTACGAAGAGCTTGATGAAATGTATGAATTATCTTCAGACATCAATGATATCCTTATTGAGCTGTTTGACAAAATCAACATCATCCTTGTCGATTTCAAAATCGAATTAGGAAAAACTTCTTCAGGGGAAATCATCCTTGCAGACGAAATTTCTCCTGATACTTGCAGACTTTGGGATAAAGATACGATGAAGAAACTTGACAAAGACAGATTCAGAAGAGATTTAGGAGAAGTAACTGAGGCTTATGTAGAGATCTACAACCGTCTTAAAAATCTTCTAGTAAAATAA
- a CDS encoding DUF3307 domain-containing protein translates to MIFIKLILAHLLGDFTLQPNSWVADKEHYKLKSKYLYFHILIHTALSLVFLWDLQLWWVAVLVGITHFIIDAAKLSFQTIKTKKAWFFIDQLLHILVIAGVSFYFGEFQFSFLHNQEFLKIVMAALFLTTPASIFIKLLLSSWTPAPDGPNTIQTESLTSAGKYIGILERLLVFTFIMVNHWEGVGFMVAAKSVFRFSDLAQAKQRKLTEYVLIGTLLSFGLAVLTGIIIK, encoded by the coding sequence ATGATCTTTATCAAACTCATATTGGCACATCTACTCGGAGATTTTACACTTCAGCCAAATTCATGGGTTGCTGATAAGGAGCACTATAAACTAAAAAGTAAATATTTATACTTTCATATTCTGATTCACACGGCTTTAAGCCTTGTTTTTCTTTGGGATCTTCAGCTTTGGTGGGTAGCTGTTTTAGTGGGGATTACCCATTTTATTATTGACGCCGCTAAACTTAGTTTCCAGACTATAAAAACAAAAAAAGCATGGTTCTTCATCGATCAGTTGCTGCATATTTTAGTGATTGCAGGAGTTTCTTTTTATTTTGGTGAATTTCAATTCAGCTTTTTACACAATCAGGAATTTTTAAAAATAGTAATGGCAGCTTTATTTTTGACAACGCCTGCTTCTATTTTTATTAAACTTCTTTTATCATCCTGGACACCTGCTCCGGATGGACCTAACACTATTCAAACCGAATCTTTAACAAGTGCCGGAAAATATATCGGAATTTTAGAACGTCTGCTGGTGTTTACCTTTATTATGGTGAATCATTGGGAAGGCGTAGGTTTCATGGTAGCTGCCAAATCTGTTTTCAGATTCAGCGACCTTGCACAGGCAAAACAGAGAAAACTTACAGAATATGTATTAATTGGTACATTACTAAGTTTTGGTCTGGCTGTCTTAACAGGAATAATAATAAAATAA
- a CDS encoding SatD family protein: MIAVITGDIINSQHADTEVWITKLKNLLETWGSAPGTWEIYRGDEFQFKCSIDSVFWHFLAIKSLIKSQENLDVRMAIGIGEESFSSEKITESNGTAYVNSGRLLNDLKSDGHTVAIKTSSDSVDRDLNILLKWSSKDFDNWTMATSEIIHEMIMNQDITQEDLAKRFAISQSSISQRLKRANYELIVETNQYFRKKISEL; the protein is encoded by the coding sequence ATGATAGCGGTCATTACCGGTGATATTATAAATTCACAACATGCAGACACTGAAGTTTGGATTACCAAGCTTAAAAATCTTCTCGAAACCTGGGGAAGCGCTCCCGGCACATGGGAAATCTACAGGGGAGATGAGTTTCAGTTCAAATGTAGTATAGACTCTGTTTTTTGGCACTTTCTAGCCATAAAATCCCTTATTAAAAGTCAGGAAAATCTGGATGTAAGAATGGCCATAGGCATTGGTGAGGAAAGTTTCTCTTCCGAAAAAATCACTGAATCTAATGGGACTGCTTATGTAAATTCCGGAAGACTTCTGAACGATTTGAAGAGTGACGGGCATACCGTTGCTATTAAAACTTCAAGTGATTCTGTAGACAGGGATCTCAATATTTTATTGAAATGGTCGTCCAAAGATTTTGATAACTGGACGATGGCTACCTCAGAAATCATTCATGAGATGATCATGAATCAGGATATTACTCAGGAAGATCTTGCTAAAAGATTTGCTATATCACAGTCTTCTATAAGCCAGAGACTGAAACGAGCCAACTATGAGCTCATCGTGGAAACCAATCAGTATTTCAGAAAGAAAATTTCAGAACTATAA
- a CDS encoding transposase, whose translation MFGLAPRIYQSGKKNRILLEKCRTSKTHIRSLLYVCSWTAIKTQSPIVKNFI comes from the coding sequence ATTTTTGGTTTAGCTCCTAGAATATATCAATCTGGAAAAAAAAATCGTATTCTCCTGGAAAAATGTCGCACTTCCAAGACTCATATACGAAGTTTATTGTATGTGTGTTCATGGACGGCGATTAAAACACAATCCCCCATTGTAAAGAACTTTATTTAA
- a CDS encoding T9SS type A sorting domain-containing protein yields MNDSATPIATTKGTSVTIDHLTPSTTYTFTVKAFDKGYLESPFSNTATATTIASDSYAPDLMITKYISGTNNVANTIKNNALEIVNKTGHEVNLNNYRINIQLKNNTSGAIYNADTYELEGKIGNNEIFVILNPKANLSCYSNDQAKFVTASDPMNFKGENYVELAYNKTITVDAIGTKYVSNSNGNVSLYRKSIINQPNSTFSVGEWDSYPSNYCQNLGTLSTTELIASKDKKLGIYPNPVYDRLFVNGEIEKIKTAQIIDFSGKVILTEKDPFRNKKDISVQGIPTGTYILRLDDHTQQFIKK; encoded by the coding sequence ATGAATGATTCAGCAACGCCTATTGCCACTACTAAGGGAACTTCTGTAACCATAGATCACTTAACCCCATCTACTACTTATACATTCACCGTAAAAGCTTTTGATAAGGGATATCTGGAATCTCCATTCAGTAATACTGCTACAGCTACTACTATTGCTTCAGACTCATATGCTCCCGATCTTATGATCACAAAGTATATATCAGGAACCAATAACGTAGCTAATACTATTAAGAATAATGCACTGGAAATTGTAAATAAAACAGGACATGAGGTCAACTTAAATAATTACCGTATTAATATTCAGCTTAAGAATAATACTTCAGGAGCTATTTATAATGCAGATACTTATGAGTTGGAGGGTAAAATTGGGAATAATGAAATCTTTGTAATCCTGAACCCTAAAGCTAATTTATCATGCTATTCTAATGATCAGGCTAAATTTGTAACGGCATCTGATCCTATGAATTTTAAAGGAGAGAATTATGTAGAACTCGCTTATAATAAAACGATTACTGTAGATGCAATTGGTACAAAATACGTATCCAATAGCAATGGTAATGTTTCATTATATAGAAAAAGTATAATCAATCAGCCTAACAGTACATTTAGTGTTGGAGAATGGGACTCCTATCCATCCAATTATTGTCAAAACCTTGGAACATTATCTACAACAGAACTTATTGCATCCAAGGATAAAAAATTAGGAATATATCCAAATCCGGTATATGATCGTCTTTTTGTAAATGGGGAAATTGAAAAGATAAAAACGGCTCAGATCATTGATTTTTCAGGAAAAGTGATTCTCACAGAGAAAGACCCGTTCAGAAATAAGAAAGATATTTCTGTACAGGGAATTCCTACAGGAACCTATATTTTAAGACTGGATGATCATACTCAGCAGTTTATAAAAAAATAG